In one uncultured Methanoregula sp. genomic region, the following are encoded:
- a CDS encoding flagellin: MRSINHENAFTGLEAAIVLIAFVVVAAVFSYVVLGAGFFTTQKSQEVVHTGVQQASSTLEIVGNVYGTGVAGTSIDTINFSTALAPGGTPVDFDKVVITYSNASVLETLARGTKLNAPGAGRWTIASVQNEVTIDDVLEKGEQFDIMAKPSSAIMKNDQFQMEIKPAIGAALSISRTAPASIQKVNIIY, from the coding sequence ATGAGATCCATCAATCATGAAAATGCATTCACCGGCCTTGAGGCAGCGATTGTGCTCATCGCATTCGTTGTTGTCGCGGCGGTGTTCTCGTACGTGGTGCTCGGCGCCGGGTTCTTCACTACACAGAAAAGCCAGGAAGTCGTCCACACGGGTGTACAGCAGGCGAGCTCAACCCTTGAAATCGTTGGAAATGTTTACGGAACAGGTGTTGCAGGAACTTCAATTGATACCATCAACTTCTCAACGGCACTTGCCCCCGGCGGAACTCCGGTCGACTTCGACAAGGTCGTAATTACGTACAGCAATGCATCGGTGCTTGAAACACTGGCCAGGGGAACAAAACTGAATGCACCGGGAGCAGGACGATGGACCATTGCATCGGTCCAGAACGAGGTTACAATTGATGACGTTCTTGAAAAAGGCGAACAGTTCGACATCATGGCAAAGCCGTCCAGTGCAATTATGAAAAACGACCAGTTCCAGATGGAGATCAAGCCCGCTATCGGGGCAGCGCTCTCAATATCCCGTACTGCCCCGGCTTCGATCCAGAAAGTGAATATCATATACTAA